From a single Nicotiana tabacum cultivar K326 chromosome 8, ASM71507v2, whole genome shotgun sequence genomic region:
- the LOC107797653 gene encoding uncharacterized protein LOC107797653 isoform X1 — MENGGDTLVPKLVGLNLNDSNNVPKNNDGLFQVLKAVEAAEATIKQQVDENNRLRAELQKKILEVEKFRSGELKGQTPCSVGQLDHLNEADGAHPSTLGFGSQIPELTYMDSIGHNLSSNMILAKDPRQNDLNLTLKNQGESHTEYSKVNGTLRALPGGQTTTDNSGVSHFSSPSASFSPNRYQIEAEYDRRLNLSGQGLIPVAEVSSSMKQDLVLKIQEHEQEIIQLRKHLSEYSIKEAQIRNEKYVLEKRIAYMRMAFDQQQQDLVDAASKAISYRQDIIEENIRLTYALQAAQQERSTFVSSLLPLLAEYSLQPPVTDAQSIVSNVKVLFRHLQEKLFVTEAKLKESRYQMTPWRSDINLSNFAQSPPRSAEIKEGLELVPQQAYSSEKAPLSSDPQTTTAWDPLRNSQSGLNCDTAINLETDDLGRYSPLTSRNTTTEVIPSQLAGNMHLKPKSEETPSKQVTFSDLISSNEMDDSEMGRHQNDIEPNWAHKSSTYTSQLDDPSSSYPYLPPVLEEPSSSYSEAADEEALPAIEGLQISGEAYPGQALQACGYSINGTTSCNFEWVRHLEDGSFNYIEGAKQPTYLVTADDVDTYLAIEVQPLDNRKRKGELVKVFANEHRKITCDPVMHSCIEKTLYSGHASYKVSLSTRYLDIWEPATLAIKRDGYSIKGNGPGGVLVSEKFSQSTIVSIPYGNPTEFSIFDSRGVEHLLKAENDQGDISCSRDTIVLTMRLFIIRAGEKKKGRRRGLFFNK; from the exons GTTGACGAGAACAATCGATTAAGAGCAGAACTTCAAAAGAAGATTCTGGAAGTTGAAAAATTT AGATCAGGAGAACTGAAAGGTCAAACTCCTTGTTCTGTTGGTCAGTTGGATCATCTTAATGAGGCTGATGGAGCTCATCCATCAACTTTGGGTTTTGGAAGTCAAATTCCTGAACTTACATACATGGACAGTATAGGACATAATTTGTCTAGTAATATGATTCTTGCAAAAGATCCCAGGCAAAATGATTTGAACTTGACTCTTAAAAATCAGGGAGAAAGCCACACCGAATACAGCAAGGTGAATGGTACATTGAGAGCACTACCTGGTGGTCAGACAACAACTGATAATTCTGGCGTCTCTCATTTCTCATCACCTTCGGCATCATTTTCACCAAACAG GTATCAAATAGAAGCAGAATATGACAGACGGCTCAATTTATCTGGACAAGGTCTGATACCAGTGGCCGAAGTTAGCAGCAGTATGAAGCAG GATCTTGTTTTGAAGATCCAGGAGCATGAACAGGAGATTATACAATTGAGGAAACATCTTTCTGAATATTCCATCAAG GAAGCACAAATTCGCAACGAGAAATATGTTCTGGAAAAGCGAATTGCTTATATGCGCATG GCCTTCGATCAGCAGCAACAAGATCTTGTTGATGCTGCATCTAAAGCGATATCGTACAGACAAGACATAATTGAGGAAAATATACGTCTTACATATGCACTGCAG GCTGCACAGCAAGAAAGATCAACATTTGTATCATCTTTGCTGCCGCTTCTTGCAGAGTATTCTCTTCAGCCACCCGTAACTGATGCCCAATCAATTGTCAGTAATGTCAAG GTTCTGTTTAGACATTTACAAGAGAAGCTCTTTGTTACTGAG GCAAAGTTAAAGGAGTCTCGGTACCAAATGACACCTTGGCGATCAGATATAAACCTGTCAAATTTTGCTCAATCACCTCCTCGTTCTGCTGAG ATTAAAGAAGGCCTTGAACTAGTACCACAACAAGCATATTCCAGTGAAAAGGCTCCTCTTTCTTCAGATCCCCAGACTACAACAGCATGGGATCCCTTGAGGAATTCTCAGAGTGGTTTAAACTGTGATACTGCAATAAATCTGGAGACTGATGACTTGGGGAGGTATTCACCTCTTACAAGCAG GAATACTACGACCGAAGTCATACCATCACAACTTGCAGGTAATATGCATTTGAAGCCTAAAAGTGAAGAAACACCCAGTAAGCAAGTCACTTTTAGCGATCTCATCAGCAGCAATGAGATGGATGATTCTGAGATGGGGAGACATCAAAACGATATAGAGCCTAATTGGGCCCATAAAAGCTCAACATATACATCACAGCTAGATGATCCAAGCTCATCGTATCCTTACCTGCCACCAGTTCTCGAGGAACCTTCATCCTCCTATTCGGAAG CCGCAGATGAAGAGGCACTGCCTGCAATAGAGGGTCTCCAAATTTCTGGTGAAGCTTATCCTGGACAGGCACTCCAAGCTTGTGGCTACTCTATTAATGGAACAACCAGTTGCAATTTTGAG TGGGTTCGTCATTTGGAGGATGGATCTTTCAACTATATAGAGG GGGCAAAGCAACCGACATACCTTGTCACCGCTGATGACGTTGATACGTACCTTGCCATTGAAGTCCAGCCATTGGACAACCGGAAACGGAAG GGTGAACTCGTGAAGGTCTTTGCAAATGAGCATAGGAAGATCACTTGTG ATCCTGTAATGCATAGTTGCATAGAGAAAACCCTTTATAGTGGTCATGCTTCGTATAAAGTTTCATTGTCG ACACGATATCTTGATATATGGGAGCCTGCTACCTTGGCCATCAAGAGAGATGGTTACAGCATCAAGGGTAATGGGCCTGGTGGTGTTCTAGTCAGTGAGAAGTTTTCTCAATCTACAATT GTTTCTATTCCATATGGAAATCCTACAGAATTTTCAATCTTCGATAGTCGGGGAGTTGAGCATCTTTTGAAGGCTGAGAACGATCAAGGAGACATTAGCTG TTCAAGGGATACAATTGTCCTAACCATGAGACTGTTTATTATAAGG GCTGGTGAGAAGAAAAAAGGAAGGAGGAGAGGGTTGTTCTTCAACAAGTGA
- the LOC107797653 gene encoding uncharacterized protein LOC107797653 isoform X3, with protein MENGGDTLVPKLVGLNLNDSNNVPKNNDGLFQVLKAVEAAEATIKQQVDENNRLRAELQKKILEVEKFRSGELKGQTPCSVGQLDHLNEADGAHPSTLGFGSQIPELTYMDSIGHNLSSNMILAKDPRQNDLNLTLKNQGESHTEYSKVNGTLRALPGGQTTTDNSGVSHFSSPSASFSPNRYQIEAEYDRRLNLSGQGLIPVAEVSSSMKQIQEHEQEIIQLRKHLSEYSIKEAQIRNEKYVLEKRIAYMRMAFDQQQQDLVDAASKAISYRQDIIEENIRLTYALQAAQQERSTFVSSLLPLLAEYSLQPPVTDAQSIVSNVKVLFRHLQEKLFVTEAKLKESRYQMTPWRSDINLSNFAQSPPRSAEIKEGLELVPQQAYSSEKAPLSSDPQTTTAWDPLRNSQSGLNCDTAINLETDDLGRYSPLTSRNTTTEVIPSQLAGNMHLKPKSEETPSKQVTFSDLISSNEMDDSEMGRHQNDIEPNWAHKSSTYTSQLDDPSSSYPYLPPVLEEPSSSYSEAADEEALPAIEGLQISGEAYPGQALQACGYSINGTTSCNFEWVRHLEDGSFNYIEGAKQPTYLVTADDVDTYLAIEVQPLDNRKRKGELVKVFANEHRKITCDPVMHSCIEKTLYSGHASYKVSLSTRYLDIWEPATLAIKRDGYSIKGNGPGGVLVSEKFSQSTIVSIPYGNPTEFSIFDSRGVEHLLKAENDQGDISCSRDTIVLTMRLFIIRAGEKKKGRRRGLFFNK; from the exons GTTGACGAGAACAATCGATTAAGAGCAGAACTTCAAAAGAAGATTCTGGAAGTTGAAAAATTT AGATCAGGAGAACTGAAAGGTCAAACTCCTTGTTCTGTTGGTCAGTTGGATCATCTTAATGAGGCTGATGGAGCTCATCCATCAACTTTGGGTTTTGGAAGTCAAATTCCTGAACTTACATACATGGACAGTATAGGACATAATTTGTCTAGTAATATGATTCTTGCAAAAGATCCCAGGCAAAATGATTTGAACTTGACTCTTAAAAATCAGGGAGAAAGCCACACCGAATACAGCAAGGTGAATGGTACATTGAGAGCACTACCTGGTGGTCAGACAACAACTGATAATTCTGGCGTCTCTCATTTCTCATCACCTTCGGCATCATTTTCACCAAACAG GTATCAAATAGAAGCAGAATATGACAGACGGCTCAATTTATCTGGACAAGGTCTGATACCAGTGGCCGAAGTTAGCAGCAGTATGAAGCAG ATCCAGGAGCATGAACAGGAGATTATACAATTGAGGAAACATCTTTCTGAATATTCCATCAAG GAAGCACAAATTCGCAACGAGAAATATGTTCTGGAAAAGCGAATTGCTTATATGCGCATG GCCTTCGATCAGCAGCAACAAGATCTTGTTGATGCTGCATCTAAAGCGATATCGTACAGACAAGACATAATTGAGGAAAATATACGTCTTACATATGCACTGCAG GCTGCACAGCAAGAAAGATCAACATTTGTATCATCTTTGCTGCCGCTTCTTGCAGAGTATTCTCTTCAGCCACCCGTAACTGATGCCCAATCAATTGTCAGTAATGTCAAG GTTCTGTTTAGACATTTACAAGAGAAGCTCTTTGTTACTGAG GCAAAGTTAAAGGAGTCTCGGTACCAAATGACACCTTGGCGATCAGATATAAACCTGTCAAATTTTGCTCAATCACCTCCTCGTTCTGCTGAG ATTAAAGAAGGCCTTGAACTAGTACCACAACAAGCATATTCCAGTGAAAAGGCTCCTCTTTCTTCAGATCCCCAGACTACAACAGCATGGGATCCCTTGAGGAATTCTCAGAGTGGTTTAAACTGTGATACTGCAATAAATCTGGAGACTGATGACTTGGGGAGGTATTCACCTCTTACAAGCAG GAATACTACGACCGAAGTCATACCATCACAACTTGCAGGTAATATGCATTTGAAGCCTAAAAGTGAAGAAACACCCAGTAAGCAAGTCACTTTTAGCGATCTCATCAGCAGCAATGAGATGGATGATTCTGAGATGGGGAGACATCAAAACGATATAGAGCCTAATTGGGCCCATAAAAGCTCAACATATACATCACAGCTAGATGATCCAAGCTCATCGTATCCTTACCTGCCACCAGTTCTCGAGGAACCTTCATCCTCCTATTCGGAAG CCGCAGATGAAGAGGCACTGCCTGCAATAGAGGGTCTCCAAATTTCTGGTGAAGCTTATCCTGGACAGGCACTCCAAGCTTGTGGCTACTCTATTAATGGAACAACCAGTTGCAATTTTGAG TGGGTTCGTCATTTGGAGGATGGATCTTTCAACTATATAGAGG GGGCAAAGCAACCGACATACCTTGTCACCGCTGATGACGTTGATACGTACCTTGCCATTGAAGTCCAGCCATTGGACAACCGGAAACGGAAG GGTGAACTCGTGAAGGTCTTTGCAAATGAGCATAGGAAGATCACTTGTG ATCCTGTAATGCATAGTTGCATAGAGAAAACCCTTTATAGTGGTCATGCTTCGTATAAAGTTTCATTGTCG ACACGATATCTTGATATATGGGAGCCTGCTACCTTGGCCATCAAGAGAGATGGTTACAGCATCAAGGGTAATGGGCCTGGTGGTGTTCTAGTCAGTGAGAAGTTTTCTCAATCTACAATT GTTTCTATTCCATATGGAAATCCTACAGAATTTTCAATCTTCGATAGTCGGGGAGTTGAGCATCTTTTGAAGGCTGAGAACGATCAAGGAGACATTAGCTG TTCAAGGGATACAATTGTCCTAACCATGAGACTGTTTATTATAAGG GCTGGTGAGAAGAAAAAAGGAAGGAGGAGAGGGTTGTTCTTCAACAAGTGA
- the LOC107797653 gene encoding uncharacterized protein LOC107797653 isoform X4: MENGGDTLVPKLVGLNLNDSNNVPKNNDGLFQVLKAVEAAEATIKQQVDENNRLRAELQKKILEVEKFRSGELKGQTPCSVGQLDHLNEADGAHPSTLGFGSQIPELTYMDSIGHNLSSNMILAKDPRQNDLNLTLKNQGESHTEYSKVNGTLRALPGGQTTTDNSGVSHFSSPSASFSPNRYQIEAEYDRRLNLSGQGLIPVAEVSSSMKQIQEHEQEIIQLRKHLSEYSIKEAQIRNEKYVLEKRIAYMRMAFDQQQQDLVDAASKAISYRQDIIEENIRLTYALQAAQQERSTFVSSLLPLLAEYSLQPPVTDAQSIVSNVKVLFRHLQEKLFVTEAKLKESRYQMTPWRSDINLSNFAQSPPRSAEIKEGLELVPQQAYSSEKAPLSSDPQTTTAWDPLRNSQSGLNCDTAINLETDDLGRYSPLTSRNTTTEVIPSQLAGNMHLKPKSEETPSKQVTFSDLISSNEMDDSEMGRHQNDIEPNWAHKSSTYTSQLDDPSSSYPYLPPVLEEPSSSYSEDEEALPAIEGLQISGEAYPGQALQACGYSINGTTSCNFEWVRHLEDGSFNYIEGAKQPTYLVTADDVDTYLAIEVQPLDNRKRKGELVKVFANEHRKITCDPVMHSCIEKTLYSGHASYKVSLSTRYLDIWEPATLAIKRDGYSIKGNGPGGVLVSEKFSQSTIVSIPYGNPTEFSIFDSRGVEHLLKAENDQGDISCSRDTIVLTMRLFIIRAGEKKKGRRRGLFFNK, encoded by the exons GTTGACGAGAACAATCGATTAAGAGCAGAACTTCAAAAGAAGATTCTGGAAGTTGAAAAATTT AGATCAGGAGAACTGAAAGGTCAAACTCCTTGTTCTGTTGGTCAGTTGGATCATCTTAATGAGGCTGATGGAGCTCATCCATCAACTTTGGGTTTTGGAAGTCAAATTCCTGAACTTACATACATGGACAGTATAGGACATAATTTGTCTAGTAATATGATTCTTGCAAAAGATCCCAGGCAAAATGATTTGAACTTGACTCTTAAAAATCAGGGAGAAAGCCACACCGAATACAGCAAGGTGAATGGTACATTGAGAGCACTACCTGGTGGTCAGACAACAACTGATAATTCTGGCGTCTCTCATTTCTCATCACCTTCGGCATCATTTTCACCAAACAG GTATCAAATAGAAGCAGAATATGACAGACGGCTCAATTTATCTGGACAAGGTCTGATACCAGTGGCCGAAGTTAGCAGCAGTATGAAGCAG ATCCAGGAGCATGAACAGGAGATTATACAATTGAGGAAACATCTTTCTGAATATTCCATCAAG GAAGCACAAATTCGCAACGAGAAATATGTTCTGGAAAAGCGAATTGCTTATATGCGCATG GCCTTCGATCAGCAGCAACAAGATCTTGTTGATGCTGCATCTAAAGCGATATCGTACAGACAAGACATAATTGAGGAAAATATACGTCTTACATATGCACTGCAG GCTGCACAGCAAGAAAGATCAACATTTGTATCATCTTTGCTGCCGCTTCTTGCAGAGTATTCTCTTCAGCCACCCGTAACTGATGCCCAATCAATTGTCAGTAATGTCAAG GTTCTGTTTAGACATTTACAAGAGAAGCTCTTTGTTACTGAG GCAAAGTTAAAGGAGTCTCGGTACCAAATGACACCTTGGCGATCAGATATAAACCTGTCAAATTTTGCTCAATCACCTCCTCGTTCTGCTGAG ATTAAAGAAGGCCTTGAACTAGTACCACAACAAGCATATTCCAGTGAAAAGGCTCCTCTTTCTTCAGATCCCCAGACTACAACAGCATGGGATCCCTTGAGGAATTCTCAGAGTGGTTTAAACTGTGATACTGCAATAAATCTGGAGACTGATGACTTGGGGAGGTATTCACCTCTTACAAGCAG GAATACTACGACCGAAGTCATACCATCACAACTTGCAGGTAATATGCATTTGAAGCCTAAAAGTGAAGAAACACCCAGTAAGCAAGTCACTTTTAGCGATCTCATCAGCAGCAATGAGATGGATGATTCTGAGATGGGGAGACATCAAAACGATATAGAGCCTAATTGGGCCCATAAAAGCTCAACATATACATCACAGCTAGATGATCCAAGCTCATCGTATCCTTACCTGCCACCAGTTCTCGAGGAACCTTCATCCTCCTATTCGGAAG ATGAAGAGGCACTGCCTGCAATAGAGGGTCTCCAAATTTCTGGTGAAGCTTATCCTGGACAGGCACTCCAAGCTTGTGGCTACTCTATTAATGGAACAACCAGTTGCAATTTTGAG TGGGTTCGTCATTTGGAGGATGGATCTTTCAACTATATAGAGG GGGCAAAGCAACCGACATACCTTGTCACCGCTGATGACGTTGATACGTACCTTGCCATTGAAGTCCAGCCATTGGACAACCGGAAACGGAAG GGTGAACTCGTGAAGGTCTTTGCAAATGAGCATAGGAAGATCACTTGTG ATCCTGTAATGCATAGTTGCATAGAGAAAACCCTTTATAGTGGTCATGCTTCGTATAAAGTTTCATTGTCG ACACGATATCTTGATATATGGGAGCCTGCTACCTTGGCCATCAAGAGAGATGGTTACAGCATCAAGGGTAATGGGCCTGGTGGTGTTCTAGTCAGTGAGAAGTTTTCTCAATCTACAATT GTTTCTATTCCATATGGAAATCCTACAGAATTTTCAATCTTCGATAGTCGGGGAGTTGAGCATCTTTTGAAGGCTGAGAACGATCAAGGAGACATTAGCTG TTCAAGGGATACAATTGTCCTAACCATGAGACTGTTTATTATAAGG GCTGGTGAGAAGAAAAAAGGAAGGAGGAGAGGGTTGTTCTTCAACAAGTGA
- the LOC107797653 gene encoding uncharacterized protein LOC107797653 isoform X2: protein MENGGDTLVPKLVGLNLNDSNNVPKNNDGLFQVLKAVEAAEATIKQQVDENNRLRAELQKKILEVEKFRSGELKGQTPCSVGQLDHLNEADGAHPSTLGFGSQIPELTYMDSIGHNLSSNMILAKDPRQNDLNLTLKNQGESHTEYSKVNGTLRALPGGQTTTDNSGVSHFSSPSASFSPNRYQIEAEYDRRLNLSGQGLIPVAEVSSSMKQDLVLKIQEHEQEIIQLRKHLSEYSIKEAQIRNEKYVLEKRIAYMRMAFDQQQQDLVDAASKAISYRQDIIEENIRLTYALQAAQQERSTFVSSLLPLLAEYSLQPPVTDAQSIVSNVKVLFRHLQEKLFVTEAKLKESRYQMTPWRSDINLSNFAQSPPRSAEIKEGLELVPQQAYSSEKAPLSSDPQTTTAWDPLRNSQSGLNCDTAINLETDDLGRYSPLTSRNTTTEVIPSQLAGNMHLKPKSEETPSKQVTFSDLISSNEMDDSEMGRHQNDIEPNWAHKSSTYTSQLDDPSSSYPYLPPVLEEPSSSYSEDEEALPAIEGLQISGEAYPGQALQACGYSINGTTSCNFEWVRHLEDGSFNYIEGAKQPTYLVTADDVDTYLAIEVQPLDNRKRKGELVKVFANEHRKITCDPVMHSCIEKTLYSGHASYKVSLSTRYLDIWEPATLAIKRDGYSIKGNGPGGVLVSEKFSQSTIVSIPYGNPTEFSIFDSRGVEHLLKAENDQGDISCSRDTIVLTMRLFIIRAGEKKKGRRRGLFFNK from the exons GTTGACGAGAACAATCGATTAAGAGCAGAACTTCAAAAGAAGATTCTGGAAGTTGAAAAATTT AGATCAGGAGAACTGAAAGGTCAAACTCCTTGTTCTGTTGGTCAGTTGGATCATCTTAATGAGGCTGATGGAGCTCATCCATCAACTTTGGGTTTTGGAAGTCAAATTCCTGAACTTACATACATGGACAGTATAGGACATAATTTGTCTAGTAATATGATTCTTGCAAAAGATCCCAGGCAAAATGATTTGAACTTGACTCTTAAAAATCAGGGAGAAAGCCACACCGAATACAGCAAGGTGAATGGTACATTGAGAGCACTACCTGGTGGTCAGACAACAACTGATAATTCTGGCGTCTCTCATTTCTCATCACCTTCGGCATCATTTTCACCAAACAG GTATCAAATAGAAGCAGAATATGACAGACGGCTCAATTTATCTGGACAAGGTCTGATACCAGTGGCCGAAGTTAGCAGCAGTATGAAGCAG GATCTTGTTTTGAAGATCCAGGAGCATGAACAGGAGATTATACAATTGAGGAAACATCTTTCTGAATATTCCATCAAG GAAGCACAAATTCGCAACGAGAAATATGTTCTGGAAAAGCGAATTGCTTATATGCGCATG GCCTTCGATCAGCAGCAACAAGATCTTGTTGATGCTGCATCTAAAGCGATATCGTACAGACAAGACATAATTGAGGAAAATATACGTCTTACATATGCACTGCAG GCTGCACAGCAAGAAAGATCAACATTTGTATCATCTTTGCTGCCGCTTCTTGCAGAGTATTCTCTTCAGCCACCCGTAACTGATGCCCAATCAATTGTCAGTAATGTCAAG GTTCTGTTTAGACATTTACAAGAGAAGCTCTTTGTTACTGAG GCAAAGTTAAAGGAGTCTCGGTACCAAATGACACCTTGGCGATCAGATATAAACCTGTCAAATTTTGCTCAATCACCTCCTCGTTCTGCTGAG ATTAAAGAAGGCCTTGAACTAGTACCACAACAAGCATATTCCAGTGAAAAGGCTCCTCTTTCTTCAGATCCCCAGACTACAACAGCATGGGATCCCTTGAGGAATTCTCAGAGTGGTTTAAACTGTGATACTGCAATAAATCTGGAGACTGATGACTTGGGGAGGTATTCACCTCTTACAAGCAG GAATACTACGACCGAAGTCATACCATCACAACTTGCAGGTAATATGCATTTGAAGCCTAAAAGTGAAGAAACACCCAGTAAGCAAGTCACTTTTAGCGATCTCATCAGCAGCAATGAGATGGATGATTCTGAGATGGGGAGACATCAAAACGATATAGAGCCTAATTGGGCCCATAAAAGCTCAACATATACATCACAGCTAGATGATCCAAGCTCATCGTATCCTTACCTGCCACCAGTTCTCGAGGAACCTTCATCCTCCTATTCGGAAG ATGAAGAGGCACTGCCTGCAATAGAGGGTCTCCAAATTTCTGGTGAAGCTTATCCTGGACAGGCACTCCAAGCTTGTGGCTACTCTATTAATGGAACAACCAGTTGCAATTTTGAG TGGGTTCGTCATTTGGAGGATGGATCTTTCAACTATATAGAGG GGGCAAAGCAACCGACATACCTTGTCACCGCTGATGACGTTGATACGTACCTTGCCATTGAAGTCCAGCCATTGGACAACCGGAAACGGAAG GGTGAACTCGTGAAGGTCTTTGCAAATGAGCATAGGAAGATCACTTGTG ATCCTGTAATGCATAGTTGCATAGAGAAAACCCTTTATAGTGGTCATGCTTCGTATAAAGTTTCATTGTCG ACACGATATCTTGATATATGGGAGCCTGCTACCTTGGCCATCAAGAGAGATGGTTACAGCATCAAGGGTAATGGGCCTGGTGGTGTTCTAGTCAGTGAGAAGTTTTCTCAATCTACAATT GTTTCTATTCCATATGGAAATCCTACAGAATTTTCAATCTTCGATAGTCGGGGAGTTGAGCATCTTTTGAAGGCTGAGAACGATCAAGGAGACATTAGCTG TTCAAGGGATACAATTGTCCTAACCATGAGACTGTTTATTATAAGG GCTGGTGAGAAGAAAAAAGGAAGGAGGAGAGGGTTGTTCTTCAACAAGTGA